The Brassica napus cultivar Da-Ae chromosome C7, Da-Ae, whole genome shotgun sequence genome has a segment encoding these proteins:
- the LOC106423380 gene encoding sister chromatid cohesion protein PDS5 homolog C isoform X3 — MSDSDKELENQILEAGEQLTDPPSSLDELLLLLDKLFVWLIDVDQSPHESMQTALSPLMKALVAGKLFKHSDDDVRVAVAACISEITRITAPEAPYDDDHMKEVFKLIVSSFANLPDYFSRSYSKRISILETVAKVRSCVVMLDLECDALLIEMFQLFLKAIRDFHPENVLSSMEKIMTLVLEESEEIPPKMLSPILHYVREDDEVPQVARGLAERVLSNSASKLKKYLTEAVKLSGVSLDKYSKIVASICEGTFSALQHDQLVENEKEDSQGHLEKEAEVEDKQEVIATPERTDAPKDESGKSGVSNGVAQHNNSSVDTESIKKQDDTNAKDDNPCNTDLDNTSEEKPDVEHQPQEKDPSSAIQVDSSKTSDIKEETEPGALLESKDVLSLRPDDSTVKAAISSENDKETSVQALPSKTSADETADVSSPSRGEDLVEESRPKKTANDKETNVQALPSKTSADETANVSSPSRAEDIVEESRPKKTANDKETSVQALPSKTSADETANVSSPSRAEDIVEESRPKKTANDKETSVQALPSKTSADETANVSSPSRAEDIVEESRPKKTANDKETSVQALPSKTSADETANVSSPSRAEDLVEENRPKKTANQKKNKSLTKEAKPLAASATEEASEEPNTSEAKVTKNSRKKVASSSKTKCTVPPKKGTSETKAAKQSEKKVVESENVQESSKPKEEKKKPGRGKAMDEDSLDTSSGDSEKPAVSSVKSASKSKKEVKQPIEGSPNTNTKRKRSLSKEKASDLQSHGEDLVGSRVRVWWPIDKAYYKGVVNSYDSAKKKHLVIYDDGDQEILNLKTQKWHFLDESETEGEEAADQTVHEKEASREPQRKKAKTGKQSKMESSGKKGGGAGSSKLKAAPASKSGKKSKDEKTESKPKDPKEASREEEEEDSSDELSEEEEIPKTVGKSGTSKSKKEISKSGTSKGSSKTTTTPKSKPGGPSKSSSAKGKAAKGKANSTPASKGEESDAESESEETPKAPEPATKGKPVGSGKSQAKSGKKRKR, encoded by the exons ATGTCGGATTCTGATAAAGAGCTCGAGAATCAGATTCTCGAAGCAGGAGAACAGCTTACTGATCCGCCTTCTTCGCTCGACGAGCTTCTGCTTCTCCTCGAC AAACTCTTCGTCTGGCTCATAGATGTTGACCAGTCACCTCACGAGTCGATGCAAACCGCACTCTCTCCGCTGATGAAAGCATTAGTCGCTGGAAAACTCTTCAAGCATTCAGACGACGATGTGAGAGTTGCGGTCGCTGCCTGCATCAGCGAGATTACAAGAATAACTGCTCCTGAAGCTCCTTATGATGATGATCACATGAAg GAAGTGTTTAAGTTAATTGTATCTTCGTTTGCGAATTTGCCTGACTATTTTAGTCGCTCCTACTCCAAGAGGATCTCGATCCTTGAAACTGTGGCCAAGGTCAGATCTTGCGTTGTGATGCTGGATCTTGAGTGTGATGCGCTTCTTATTGAGATGTTCCAGCTTTTCCTCAAGGCTATAAG GGACTTTCATCCAGAGAACGTACTTTCATCTATGGAGAAAATTATGACACTTGTTTTAGAGGAAAGCGAGGAGATACCTCCAAAGATGCTTTCACCCATTCTACATTATGTTAGAGAGGATGATGAG GTTCCCCAAGTAGCACGGGGGTTGGCAGAGCGAGTTCTCAGTAACTCTGCTAGCAAGCTCAAAAAGTATCTGACCGAAGCAGTGAAATTGTCGGGTGTCTCTTTAGATAAGTATAGTAAGATAGTGGCTTCGATATGTGAAGGGACATTCAGTGCTTTGCAGCACGACCAACTTGTTGAGAATGAAAAAGAG GATAGTCAAGGTCATTTAGAAAAGGAAGCAGAAGTAGAG GATAAACAGGAAGTAATTGCTACACCCGAGCGAACTGATGCACCTAAGGATGAATCTGGTAAGTCAGGAGTCAGCAACGGCGTTGCGCAACACAATAATTCTTCTGTTGATACTGAGTCTATAAAGAAGCAAGATGATACGAATGCTAAAGACGATAATCCTTGCAACACTGACTTGGATAATACTTCTGAAGAGAAGCCTGATGTTGAACACCAACCTCAGGAAAAAGATCCCAGTTCTGCCATACAGGTGGATTCATCAAAAACTTCAGATATCAAGGAAGAGACTGAACCTGGAGCACTCCTGGAGAGCAAGGATGTGTTAAGTTTGCGTCCTGATGATTCAACTGTTAAAGCAGCCATTTCTTCTGAAAATGATAAGGAAACAAGTGTGCAGGCTTTGCCATCTAAGACATCAGCTGATGAAACTGCCGATGTTAGTTCTCCATCTAGGGGTGAAGATCTTGTTGAGGAAAGCCGGCCTAAGAAGACTGCAAATGATAAGGAAACAAATGTGCAGGCTTTGCCATCTAAGACATCAGCCGATGAAACAGCCAATGTTAGTTCTCCATCTAGGGCTGAAGATATTGTTGAGGAAAGCCGGCCTAAGAAGACTGCAAATGATAAGGAAACAAGTGTGCAGGCTTTGCCGTCTAAGACATCAGCCGATGAAACTGCCAATGTTAGTTCTCCATCTAGGGCTGAAGATATTGTTGAGGAAAGCCGGCCTAAGAAAACTGCAAATGATAAGGAAACAAGTGTGCAGGCTTTGCCATCTAAGACATCAGCTGATGAAACTGCCAATGTTAGTTCTCCATCTAGGGCTGAAGATATTGTTGAGGAAAGCCGGCCTAAGAAGACTGCAAATGATAAGGAAACAAGTGTGCAGGCTTTGCCATCTAAGACATCAGCTGATGAAACTGCCAATGTTAGTTCTCCATCTAGGGCTGAAGATCTTGTTGAGGAAAACCGGCCTAAGAAGACTGCAAACCAGAAGAAAAATAAGAGCTTGACGAAGGAGGCCAAACCATTAGCTGCTAGTGCTACTGAAGAAGCTTCCGAAGAACCAAACACTTCTGAAGCTAAAGTTACCAAAAATTCTAGAAAGAAGGTTGCTTCTTCAAGTAAAACCAAGTGTACTGTTCCCCCGAAGAAAGGCACCTCTGAGACAAAAGCTGCAAAGCAGTCAGAGAAAAAGGTAGTTGAGAGTGAAAATGTACAAGAATCCTCAAAGCcaaaagaggaaaagaaaaagCCAGGACGTGGGAAAGCCATGGATGAGGACTCATTAGATACTTCTTCAGGTGATAGCGAAAAA CCAGCTGTTTCCTCTGTAAAGTCAGCCTCGAAGTCAAAGAAAGAAGTGAAGCAACCAATAGAAGGAAGTCctaacacaaacacaaagagaAAACGAAGTCTAAGCAAAGAGAAA GCATCTGATCTCCAAAGCCACGGTGAAGATTTAGTTGGGTCGAGGGTCAGAGTCTGGTGGCCTATAGATAAAGC GTATTATAAAGGTGTGGTCAATTCATATGATTCTGCTAAGAAGAAGCACCTG GTTATCTATGATGATGGAGATCAAGAAATCTTGAATCTTAAGACACAGAAGTGGCATTTTCTGGATGAATCAGAAACAGAG GGTGAAGAAGCTGCTGATCAGACGGTTCACGAGAAAGAAGCCTCCCGAGA GCCCCAGAGAAAGAAAGCTAAGACTGGCAAGCAATCAAAGATGGAATCGTCAGGGAAAAA GGGTGGTGGAGCTGGTTCCAGCAAGCTTAAAGCTGCTCCTGCTTCCAAGTCCGGTAAGAAGTCCAAGGATGAGAAAACAGAGAGCAAACCAAAGGATCCGAAAGAAGctagtagagaagaagaagaagaggatagTTCTGACGAGTTGAGCGAGGAAGAGGAAATCCCCAAAACAGTTGGTAAATCAGGAACCAGCAAGTCGAAGAAAGAGATATCGAAATCTGGCACATCCAAAGGTTCGTCCAAGACTACAACTACTCCAAAATCCAAGCCAGGAGGACCTTCAAAATCTTCATCAGCAAAGGGCAAAGCAGCGAAAGGCAAAGCAAACTCTACACCTGCCTCCAAGGGCGAGGAGAGCGATGCTGAGTCAGAATCTGAAGAGACACCAAAGGCGCCAGAACCAGCAACAAAAGGGAAACCAGTGGGTTCAGGCAAGTCGCAGGCTAAGTCCGGTAAGAAGAGGAAGCGATGA
- the LOC106423380 gene encoding sister chromatid cohesion protein PDS5 homolog C isoform X1, producing the protein MSDSDKELENQILEAGEQLTDPPSSLDELLLLLDKLFVWLIDVDQSPHESMQTALSPLMKALVAGKLFKHSDDDVRVAVAACISEITRITAPEAPYDDDHMKEVFKLIVSSFANLPDYFSRSYSKRISILETVAKVRSCVVMLDLECDALLIEMFQLFLKAIRDFHPENVLSSMEKIMTLVLEESEEIPPKMLSPILHYVREDDEVPQVARGLAERVLSNSASKLKKYLTEAVKLSGVSLDKYSKIVASICEGTFSALQHDQLVENEKEDSQGHLEKEAEVEDKQEVIATPERTDAPKDESGKSGVSNGVAQHNNSSVDTESIKKQDDTNAKDDNPCNTDLDNTSEEKPDVEHQPQEKDPSSAIQVDSSKTSDIKEETEPGALLESKDVLSLRPDDSTVKAAISSENDKETSVQALPSKTSADETADVSSPSRGEDLVEESRPKKTANDKETNVQALPSKTSADETANVSSPSRAEDIVEESRPKKTANDKETSVQALPSKTSADETANVSSPSRAEDIVEESRPKKTANDKETSVQALPSKTSADETANVSSPSRAEDIVEESRPKKTANDKETSVQALPSKTSADETANVSSPSRAEDLVEENRPKKTANQKKNKSLTKEAKPLAASATEEASEEPNTSEAKVTKNSRKKVASSSKTKCTVPPKKGTSETKAAKQSEKKVVESENVQESSKPKEEKKKPGRGKAMDEDSLDTSSGDSEKPAVSSVKSASKSKKEVKQPIEGSPNTNTKRKRSLSKEKASDLQSHGEDLVGSRVRVWWPIDKAYYKGVVNSYDSAKKKHLVIYDDGDQEILNLKTQKWHFLDESETEVGHYISFISDFFFFPLSPLNISCQQGEEAADQTVHEKEASREPQRKKAKTGKQSKMESSGKKGGGAGSSKLKAAPASKSGKKSKDEKTESKPKDPKEASREEEEEDSSDELSEEEEIPKTVGKSGTSKSKKEISKSGTSKGSSKTTTTPKSKPGGPSKSSSAKGKAAKGKANSTPASKGEESDAESESEETPKAPEPATKGKPVGSGKSQAKSGKKRKR; encoded by the exons ATGTCGGATTCTGATAAAGAGCTCGAGAATCAGATTCTCGAAGCAGGAGAACAGCTTACTGATCCGCCTTCTTCGCTCGACGAGCTTCTGCTTCTCCTCGAC AAACTCTTCGTCTGGCTCATAGATGTTGACCAGTCACCTCACGAGTCGATGCAAACCGCACTCTCTCCGCTGATGAAAGCATTAGTCGCTGGAAAACTCTTCAAGCATTCAGACGACGATGTGAGAGTTGCGGTCGCTGCCTGCATCAGCGAGATTACAAGAATAACTGCTCCTGAAGCTCCTTATGATGATGATCACATGAAg GAAGTGTTTAAGTTAATTGTATCTTCGTTTGCGAATTTGCCTGACTATTTTAGTCGCTCCTACTCCAAGAGGATCTCGATCCTTGAAACTGTGGCCAAGGTCAGATCTTGCGTTGTGATGCTGGATCTTGAGTGTGATGCGCTTCTTATTGAGATGTTCCAGCTTTTCCTCAAGGCTATAAG GGACTTTCATCCAGAGAACGTACTTTCATCTATGGAGAAAATTATGACACTTGTTTTAGAGGAAAGCGAGGAGATACCTCCAAAGATGCTTTCACCCATTCTACATTATGTTAGAGAGGATGATGAG GTTCCCCAAGTAGCACGGGGGTTGGCAGAGCGAGTTCTCAGTAACTCTGCTAGCAAGCTCAAAAAGTATCTGACCGAAGCAGTGAAATTGTCGGGTGTCTCTTTAGATAAGTATAGTAAGATAGTGGCTTCGATATGTGAAGGGACATTCAGTGCTTTGCAGCACGACCAACTTGTTGAGAATGAAAAAGAG GATAGTCAAGGTCATTTAGAAAAGGAAGCAGAAGTAGAG GATAAACAGGAAGTAATTGCTACACCCGAGCGAACTGATGCACCTAAGGATGAATCTGGTAAGTCAGGAGTCAGCAACGGCGTTGCGCAACACAATAATTCTTCTGTTGATACTGAGTCTATAAAGAAGCAAGATGATACGAATGCTAAAGACGATAATCCTTGCAACACTGACTTGGATAATACTTCTGAAGAGAAGCCTGATGTTGAACACCAACCTCAGGAAAAAGATCCCAGTTCTGCCATACAGGTGGATTCATCAAAAACTTCAGATATCAAGGAAGAGACTGAACCTGGAGCACTCCTGGAGAGCAAGGATGTGTTAAGTTTGCGTCCTGATGATTCAACTGTTAAAGCAGCCATTTCTTCTGAAAATGATAAGGAAACAAGTGTGCAGGCTTTGCCATCTAAGACATCAGCTGATGAAACTGCCGATGTTAGTTCTCCATCTAGGGGTGAAGATCTTGTTGAGGAAAGCCGGCCTAAGAAGACTGCAAATGATAAGGAAACAAATGTGCAGGCTTTGCCATCTAAGACATCAGCCGATGAAACAGCCAATGTTAGTTCTCCATCTAGGGCTGAAGATATTGTTGAGGAAAGCCGGCCTAAGAAGACTGCAAATGATAAGGAAACAAGTGTGCAGGCTTTGCCGTCTAAGACATCAGCCGATGAAACTGCCAATGTTAGTTCTCCATCTAGGGCTGAAGATATTGTTGAGGAAAGCCGGCCTAAGAAAACTGCAAATGATAAGGAAACAAGTGTGCAGGCTTTGCCATCTAAGACATCAGCTGATGAAACTGCCAATGTTAGTTCTCCATCTAGGGCTGAAGATATTGTTGAGGAAAGCCGGCCTAAGAAGACTGCAAATGATAAGGAAACAAGTGTGCAGGCTTTGCCATCTAAGACATCAGCTGATGAAACTGCCAATGTTAGTTCTCCATCTAGGGCTGAAGATCTTGTTGAGGAAAACCGGCCTAAGAAGACTGCAAACCAGAAGAAAAATAAGAGCTTGACGAAGGAGGCCAAACCATTAGCTGCTAGTGCTACTGAAGAAGCTTCCGAAGAACCAAACACTTCTGAAGCTAAAGTTACCAAAAATTCTAGAAAGAAGGTTGCTTCTTCAAGTAAAACCAAGTGTACTGTTCCCCCGAAGAAAGGCACCTCTGAGACAAAAGCTGCAAAGCAGTCAGAGAAAAAGGTAGTTGAGAGTGAAAATGTACAAGAATCCTCAAAGCcaaaagaggaaaagaaaaagCCAGGACGTGGGAAAGCCATGGATGAGGACTCATTAGATACTTCTTCAGGTGATAGCGAAAAA CCAGCTGTTTCCTCTGTAAAGTCAGCCTCGAAGTCAAAGAAAGAAGTGAAGCAACCAATAGAAGGAAGTCctaacacaaacacaaagagaAAACGAAGTCTAAGCAAAGAGAAA GCATCTGATCTCCAAAGCCACGGTGAAGATTTAGTTGGGTCGAGGGTCAGAGTCTGGTGGCCTATAGATAAAGC GTATTATAAAGGTGTGGTCAATTCATATGATTCTGCTAAGAAGAAGCACCTG GTTATCTATGATGATGGAGATCAAGAAATCTTGAATCTTAAGACACAGAAGTGGCATTTTCTGGATGAATCAGAAACAGAGGTGGGGCATTATATTTCATTCATCTctgacttcttcttttttccattATCCCCTTTGAACATTTCCTGTCAGCAGGGTGAAGAAGCTGCTGATCAGACGGTTCACGAGAAAGAAGCCTCCCGAGA GCCCCAGAGAAAGAAAGCTAAGACTGGCAAGCAATCAAAGATGGAATCGTCAGGGAAAAA GGGTGGTGGAGCTGGTTCCAGCAAGCTTAAAGCTGCTCCTGCTTCCAAGTCCGGTAAGAAGTCCAAGGATGAGAAAACAGAGAGCAAACCAAAGGATCCGAAAGAAGctagtagagaagaagaagaagaggatagTTCTGACGAGTTGAGCGAGGAAGAGGAAATCCCCAAAACAGTTGGTAAATCAGGAACCAGCAAGTCGAAGAAAGAGATATCGAAATCTGGCACATCCAAAGGTTCGTCCAAGACTACAACTACTCCAAAATCCAAGCCAGGAGGACCTTCAAAATCTTCATCAGCAAAGGGCAAAGCAGCGAAAGGCAAAGCAAACTCTACACCTGCCTCCAAGGGCGAGGAGAGCGATGCTGAGTCAGAATCTGAAGAGACACCAAAGGCGCCAGAACCAGCAACAAAAGGGAAACCAGTGGGTTCAGGCAAGTCGCAGGCTAAGTCCGGTAAGAAGAGGAAGCGATGA
- the LOC106423380 gene encoding sister chromatid cohesion protein PDS5 homolog C isoform X2 has product MSDSDKELENQILEAGEQLTDPPSSLDELLLLLDKLFVWLIDVDQSPHESMQTALSPLMKALVAGKLFKHSDDDVRVAVAACISEITRITAPEAPYDDDHMKEVFKLIVSSFANLPDYFSRSYSKRISILETVAKVRSCVVMLDLECDALLIEMFQLFLKAIRDFHPENVLSSMEKIMTLVLEESEEIPPKMLSPILHYVREDDEVPQVARGLAERVLSNSASKLKKYLTEAVKLSGVSLDKYSKIVASICEGTFSALQHDQLVENEKEDKQEVIATPERTDAPKDESGKSGVSNGVAQHNNSSVDTESIKKQDDTNAKDDNPCNTDLDNTSEEKPDVEHQPQEKDPSSAIQVDSSKTSDIKEETEPGALLESKDVLSLRPDDSTVKAAISSENDKETSVQALPSKTSADETADVSSPSRGEDLVEESRPKKTANDKETNVQALPSKTSADETANVSSPSRAEDIVEESRPKKTANDKETSVQALPSKTSADETANVSSPSRAEDIVEESRPKKTANDKETSVQALPSKTSADETANVSSPSRAEDIVEESRPKKTANDKETSVQALPSKTSADETANVSSPSRAEDLVEENRPKKTANQKKNKSLTKEAKPLAASATEEASEEPNTSEAKVTKNSRKKVASSSKTKCTVPPKKGTSETKAAKQSEKKVVESENVQESSKPKEEKKKPGRGKAMDEDSLDTSSGDSEKPAVSSVKSASKSKKEVKQPIEGSPNTNTKRKRSLSKEKASDLQSHGEDLVGSRVRVWWPIDKAYYKGVVNSYDSAKKKHLVIYDDGDQEILNLKTQKWHFLDESETEVGHYISFISDFFFFPLSPLNISCQQGEEAADQTVHEKEASREPQRKKAKTGKQSKMESSGKKGGGAGSSKLKAAPASKSGKKSKDEKTESKPKDPKEASREEEEEDSSDELSEEEEIPKTVGKSGTSKSKKEISKSGTSKGSSKTTTTPKSKPGGPSKSSSAKGKAAKGKANSTPASKGEESDAESESEETPKAPEPATKGKPVGSGKSQAKSGKKRKR; this is encoded by the exons ATGTCGGATTCTGATAAAGAGCTCGAGAATCAGATTCTCGAAGCAGGAGAACAGCTTACTGATCCGCCTTCTTCGCTCGACGAGCTTCTGCTTCTCCTCGAC AAACTCTTCGTCTGGCTCATAGATGTTGACCAGTCACCTCACGAGTCGATGCAAACCGCACTCTCTCCGCTGATGAAAGCATTAGTCGCTGGAAAACTCTTCAAGCATTCAGACGACGATGTGAGAGTTGCGGTCGCTGCCTGCATCAGCGAGATTACAAGAATAACTGCTCCTGAAGCTCCTTATGATGATGATCACATGAAg GAAGTGTTTAAGTTAATTGTATCTTCGTTTGCGAATTTGCCTGACTATTTTAGTCGCTCCTACTCCAAGAGGATCTCGATCCTTGAAACTGTGGCCAAGGTCAGATCTTGCGTTGTGATGCTGGATCTTGAGTGTGATGCGCTTCTTATTGAGATGTTCCAGCTTTTCCTCAAGGCTATAAG GGACTTTCATCCAGAGAACGTACTTTCATCTATGGAGAAAATTATGACACTTGTTTTAGAGGAAAGCGAGGAGATACCTCCAAAGATGCTTTCACCCATTCTACATTATGTTAGAGAGGATGATGAG GTTCCCCAAGTAGCACGGGGGTTGGCAGAGCGAGTTCTCAGTAACTCTGCTAGCAAGCTCAAAAAGTATCTGACCGAAGCAGTGAAATTGTCGGGTGTCTCTTTAGATAAGTATAGTAAGATAGTGGCTTCGATATGTGAAGGGACATTCAGTGCTTTGCAGCACGACCAACTTGTTGAGAATGAAAAAGAG GATAAACAGGAAGTAATTGCTACACCCGAGCGAACTGATGCACCTAAGGATGAATCTGGTAAGTCAGGAGTCAGCAACGGCGTTGCGCAACACAATAATTCTTCTGTTGATACTGAGTCTATAAAGAAGCAAGATGATACGAATGCTAAAGACGATAATCCTTGCAACACTGACTTGGATAATACTTCTGAAGAGAAGCCTGATGTTGAACACCAACCTCAGGAAAAAGATCCCAGTTCTGCCATACAGGTGGATTCATCAAAAACTTCAGATATCAAGGAAGAGACTGAACCTGGAGCACTCCTGGAGAGCAAGGATGTGTTAAGTTTGCGTCCTGATGATTCAACTGTTAAAGCAGCCATTTCTTCTGAAAATGATAAGGAAACAAGTGTGCAGGCTTTGCCATCTAAGACATCAGCTGATGAAACTGCCGATGTTAGTTCTCCATCTAGGGGTGAAGATCTTGTTGAGGAAAGCCGGCCTAAGAAGACTGCAAATGATAAGGAAACAAATGTGCAGGCTTTGCCATCTAAGACATCAGCCGATGAAACAGCCAATGTTAGTTCTCCATCTAGGGCTGAAGATATTGTTGAGGAAAGCCGGCCTAAGAAGACTGCAAATGATAAGGAAACAAGTGTGCAGGCTTTGCCGTCTAAGACATCAGCCGATGAAACTGCCAATGTTAGTTCTCCATCTAGGGCTGAAGATATTGTTGAGGAAAGCCGGCCTAAGAAAACTGCAAATGATAAGGAAACAAGTGTGCAGGCTTTGCCATCTAAGACATCAGCTGATGAAACTGCCAATGTTAGTTCTCCATCTAGGGCTGAAGATATTGTTGAGGAAAGCCGGCCTAAGAAGACTGCAAATGATAAGGAAACAAGTGTGCAGGCTTTGCCATCTAAGACATCAGCTGATGAAACTGCCAATGTTAGTTCTCCATCTAGGGCTGAAGATCTTGTTGAGGAAAACCGGCCTAAGAAGACTGCAAACCAGAAGAAAAATAAGAGCTTGACGAAGGAGGCCAAACCATTAGCTGCTAGTGCTACTGAAGAAGCTTCCGAAGAACCAAACACTTCTGAAGCTAAAGTTACCAAAAATTCTAGAAAGAAGGTTGCTTCTTCAAGTAAAACCAAGTGTACTGTTCCCCCGAAGAAAGGCACCTCTGAGACAAAAGCTGCAAAGCAGTCAGAGAAAAAGGTAGTTGAGAGTGAAAATGTACAAGAATCCTCAAAGCcaaaagaggaaaagaaaaagCCAGGACGTGGGAAAGCCATGGATGAGGACTCATTAGATACTTCTTCAGGTGATAGCGAAAAA CCAGCTGTTTCCTCTGTAAAGTCAGCCTCGAAGTCAAAGAAAGAAGTGAAGCAACCAATAGAAGGAAGTCctaacacaaacacaaagagaAAACGAAGTCTAAGCAAAGAGAAA GCATCTGATCTCCAAAGCCACGGTGAAGATTTAGTTGGGTCGAGGGTCAGAGTCTGGTGGCCTATAGATAAAGC GTATTATAAAGGTGTGGTCAATTCATATGATTCTGCTAAGAAGAAGCACCTG GTTATCTATGATGATGGAGATCAAGAAATCTTGAATCTTAAGACACAGAAGTGGCATTTTCTGGATGAATCAGAAACAGAGGTGGGGCATTATATTTCATTCATCTctgacttcttcttttttccattATCCCCTTTGAACATTTCCTGTCAGCAGGGTGAAGAAGCTGCTGATCAGACGGTTCACGAGAAAGAAGCCTCCCGAGA GCCCCAGAGAAAGAAAGCTAAGACTGGCAAGCAATCAAAGATGGAATCGTCAGGGAAAAA GGGTGGTGGAGCTGGTTCCAGCAAGCTTAAAGCTGCTCCTGCTTCCAAGTCCGGTAAGAAGTCCAAGGATGAGAAAACAGAGAGCAAACCAAAGGATCCGAAAGAAGctagtagagaagaagaagaagaggatagTTCTGACGAGTTGAGCGAGGAAGAGGAAATCCCCAAAACAGTTGGTAAATCAGGAACCAGCAAGTCGAAGAAAGAGATATCGAAATCTGGCACATCCAAAGGTTCGTCCAAGACTACAACTACTCCAAAATCCAAGCCAGGAGGACCTTCAAAATCTTCATCAGCAAAGGGCAAAGCAGCGAAAGGCAAAGCAAACTCTACACCTGCCTCCAAGGGCGAGGAGAGCGATGCTGAGTCAGAATCTGAAGAGACACCAAAGGCGCCAGAACCAGCAACAAAAGGGAAACCAGTGGGTTCAGGCAAGTCGCAGGCTAAGTCCGGTAAGAAGAGGAAGCGATGA